The genomic DNA TGCCCTTCGTAGGCCAGCAGATCCTGCCGATCCAGCCCGACGGGCTTGACCAGAATGTCCGTGAGGATTCGCTGCTTGAAACGACTCAACCAGCCTAAGTCCATTGCTTGCAGGAGAGCATAAAACGGACTGTGAACATCCAGCATCCAAAGCGCCGATGTGACCTCGAAGTGGGACAATACACTGGTCAGGAGCGTGGTGAGCTGTGCTGCATGACCGGGTTTTACGTAGGCTGCATCCAGAGAGACGAGACGATGCTGATGCGGTCGGAAGGAACTGAAGCGGGGAAGTACATGCAGGGCCATCCATCCGCTCAGCCCCGGCATCTGAACAAAGTCCCATTCGATAGGGTACACCTGGATGCCTGCTAGAATCGTATTTTTTTCTTTCAGCACATAGTAGTGATCCTCATGATAGAGGTGTGTTAAGTCCACCAGGCCATGGGATGCATACGTTTCAGCAAGCAGGTGAGACATGGTGGCTTTCTCCGCGTCAGGAAGTTGCATAAACGAGGCGGCTCGACGGGGAGAAGACCGGCTGAAGAGTAACGGTTCCGCTCGACCCAGTTGAGTAAAGCCGGCACCTTGGGAAATTTGCGTTGATCGCGTATTGGAAGTCTCGATGTAGGAATAGAACAGGTAAGGCTTCTTTTGTTGTGTAGC from Catalinimonas alkaloidigena includes the following:
- a CDS encoding GNAT family N-acetyltransferase, which gives rise to MIDDKVSTVIYQEASITIQVQSHVSRALSARLSHIVYGTTGPRYRQLSAPKRSQQLANPYVFLLYVGTQLAGLYCLAARQVSVASGNASAYYGRYLAVLSGFQGKGLGKLLKEQALAYIATQQKKPYLFYSYIETSNTRSTQISQGAGFTQLGRAEPLLFSRSSPRRAASFMQLPDAEKATMSHLLAETYASHGLVDLTHLYHEDHYYVLKEKNTILAGIQVYPIEWDFVQMPGLSGWMALHVLPRFSSFRPHQHRLVSLDAAYVKPGHAAQLTTLLTSVLSHFEVTSALWMLDVHSPFYALLQAMDLGWLSRFKQRILTDILVKPVGLDRQDLLAYEGQPLYLSAFDYS